A stretch of DNA from Ricinus communis isolate WT05 ecotype wild-type chromosome 4, ASM1957865v1, whole genome shotgun sequence:
TTTCAAATTATctaattgattattttctctcattgcCCTGATTTTTGCTAACTatcccttttgggtttttaGGTCAATAGGCtatcttttctattatattttactttttatactAGTAATTCTTCAAACAATCCAGGTTGATTGGCTTAAAGAACTCGTTTCCTTCTAAATCCGAGATCTTAGCGGCACCTTTAGGTAGGATTTTCTTTACTAAGTATGGGCCTTCCTAATTAGGCTTGAACTTCCCTCTTAGATTGAACATAGTAAGTCTTGTGTGTTTTAACACCAAATCTCCAGCTTAGATCTTTTCTAGCTtcactttcttattgaataTCTTGACTATCTATTTTTGGTACAATTGCATGTGGTATAGGGCTTTCATCCTTCTTTCATCATCTAGAGCCAGCTGTTGGTATCTCTACTTCAGCTGACTGGCACTCGAGTATTTCTACCTCCAACACCACTCTTAAAGACTTCGACTCTAACTCACTAGCAAGACCGCTTTAGTCCCGAAAACTAAAGACTATTGAGTCTACCCAGTCGATGATCgcttaatcatttaatatccCTAAACTGCAAAAGGTAACCGAAATGACCAATCCTTGTGATTATAAACCATCTAATTGAGGGaattttctttaagttcttGTTAGTTGTTGCAACTGCTCCATTTGCTTAAGGTCTACATGAAAAAGACTTGTGATGCTCAATCTTGTATTCTGCTAATAAATTTGCCACTTCACTTATGAACTGCACCCTATTATTTGTCACAACATGATGTGGGACACCATATATACAGATTATATTCCTTTCTATAAACCTGGCCATTTCTCTTGCCCCCACAGTAGTGAATGACTTAGCCTCAACCCATTTTGGAGAAATAGTCGATCACCACTACTATATATATGTGACCATTTGAAGGAGGTTTTATCTCTCTTATGATGTCAATTCCTTGAGCTATAAATGGCCATGGAGATGTTAAGTTATGTAGCTTAATCGAAGGTACATGACTTAGGTCATTTTAAAGCTCGCACTCATGACATTTCCTTGCCAAAGCCATACAATCTATTTCCATCGTTAACCAATAGTAGTCTTGATGCATGATCTTCCTAGTTAACACTATATCGTTCATATATGACCTGCATACTCCTTTGTGCATTTCTTCCATCACTACTTGAACTTCTACCTTAGTAACACAATAAAGTTGGACAGTTAAAACCATTCTTCTATACAACACTCCTTCATTGCTGAGGTAACTTCTAGCCTGTATTTGCAGCGCGTACCTTCCCTTCACAGTCGCTTCCTTGGGATACACCCTGTCTTCTATAGACATTTTCAAATCATAAAACCATGGCTTCTCCTCTAGTCCTATATGAACTTGCATGACCCAATGTCCTTGATAACAAGGTGCTCCTGACTTCATGATTACCAACGGCTTCATTGGAAGTTGTGAGGGTTTATCCCACATTGATGATACAGTAACTAGTAAATCCACCATATGATTCTCATCTAGCAgaaaatgaatgaatgaacatttggaaaaattgcaAACCAAAGTCCTTAAGTAATTGACATATGGTTTTAGTCTTTCCTCTTTCACATTCGATTCTTCAATGGCTTGTTGGATTACTAGCATGGAGTCCCCATACACCATCAGTTGTCTTGCTCCTCCTCCCACGACTGCTTTTAGTCCAAATAAACATGATTCGTACTCTGCTATATTATTAGTTACTTTAAAGTCGAATTGCTTAGAAATTCGTGGCATATCTCCTTCTAGCATAATCATAATTACTCCTAACCCTGCTCCTTTTGCATTTTCAACTCCGTCAAAGTACATCTTCCATTCCTGAATCTCAATTACCCCCAAATTCTCATCAGGGAACTCTAGATCCCAAAGGTCATCTCCTTCAATCGCATTTTGAGCTAAAAACTCTGCTACAGCCCTACTTGTGATGACATTCTTGGTGATGtattcaatttcaaactctGCCAAGAGTACTAACCATCTAGCAGGCTTTCCCGTAAGAGACAGAGCTTCGAACAAGTATTTCAGCAGGtctattttttgaatttcctGCACCTTGTAACATTGGAAATAATGCCTCAAATTTCTTATAGCCCATATCATGGCTAGACACATCTTTTCCATGAGGTTATACTTCGACTCAGAAGGTAGCAACTTTTTATTGAGATAATATATCGCATGCTCCACATCATTTGGCCCACATTATGCCACAATTACTGCTATGGATTCCTCTTCTAAGGCCAAGTATAGAATCAATGTTTTCCATCCTTCAGCAGCTTCATTAGATACTCTTTGATTTTATCAAAGGCTTTCTGATAGTATTCATCCCATACAATGGGTTTGTGTttctttaaaagtttaaatatagATCACGGACCACTATGAACTAAGAAATGAACCTGCTGATGTACTGTAATAGTCCTAGAAATCCTATGACTTCCTTCTCTATCTT
This window harbors:
- the LOC107261325 gene encoding uncharacterized protein LOC107261325, whose protein sequence is MEKMCLAMIWAIRNLRHYFQCYKVQEIQKIDLLKYLFEALSLTGKPARWLVLLAEFEIEYITKNVITSRAVAEFLAQNAIEGDDLWDLEFPDENLGVIEIQEWKMYFDGVENAKGAGLGVIMIMLEGDMPRISKQFDFKVTNNIAEYESCLFGLKAVVGGGARQLMVYGDSMLVIQQAIEESNVKEERLKPYVNYLRTLVCNFSKCSFIHFLLDENHMVDLLVTVSSMWDKPSQLPMKPLVIMKSGAPCYQGHWVMQVHIGLEEKPWFYDLKMSIEDRVYPKEATVKGRYALQIQARSYLSNEGVLYRRMVLTVQLYCVTKVEVQVVMEEMHKGVCRSYMNDIVLTRKIMHQDYYWLTMEIDCMALARKCHECEL